In Desulfopila inferna, a single genomic region encodes these proteins:
- a CDS encoding HAD family hydrolase: MNVLKLIVFDCDGVLFDSRRANREYYNHLLKHFRHPPMDESELEYAHMHSASDSVRHIFRNYPENSFEEIEAFRRELGYERFLPHMRMEEDLMDFLHIVKDKFHLAISTNRGNTMEPLLRIFGLQEFFAKVVTSQTAVRSKPAPDGLIEILNHFQCTAAETIFIGDSIIDSEHASSCDVPLIAFKNKDLPAKFHVSSFMEILTLPPLRS; the protein is encoded by the coding sequence ATGAACGTGCTGAAACTGATCGTCTTCGACTGCGACGGCGTCCTTTTTGACTCGCGCCGGGCCAACCGGGAATATTACAATCATTTACTCAAGCATTTCCGCCATCCACCTATGGATGAAAGCGAGCTGGAATATGCCCACATGCATAGCGCCTCCGATTCCGTTCGTCACATTTTCCGGAATTATCCCGAAAATTCATTTGAGGAAATTGAAGCTTTTCGCCGCGAACTTGGCTATGAACGCTTTCTTCCCCACATGAGGATGGAAGAAGACCTCATGGATTTTCTGCACATAGTAAAAGATAAGTTCCATCTGGCCATTTCCACCAACCGCGGCAACACCATGGAGCCACTGCTGCGGATTTTCGGCCTGCAAGAGTTTTTCGCCAAGGTGGTAACCTCGCAAACAGCGGTCAGATCGAAACCTGCGCCCGATGGTCTCATAGAAATTCTCAATCATTTTCAGTGCACCGCTGCAGAAACGATCTTTATCGGGGATTCCATTATTGACAGCGAACATGCATCATCCTGCGATGTTCCGCTTATAGCTTTCAAAAACAAAGACTTGCCAGCTAAGTTCCATGTTTCCTCCTTTATGGAAATCCTGACACTGCCGCCGTTGCGGAGCTAG
- a CDS encoding NIL domain-containing protein — MYARIYILRFPKDTSDKPFIYNLVKKFDVESNILKADIFPHREGMMVLELRGVRNNVKEAIQYLKSFEVRVERLAAGISRDEQKCFQCGACTGICPSGALFMRRSDMAVIFDPEKCTGCSLCVTICPVRAMDVCLGEEQYPVKS; from the coding sequence ATGTATGCACGGATTTATATTCTCCGGTTTCCTAAAGATACCAGTGATAAGCCCTTTATTTATAATCTGGTAAAAAAATTCGATGTAGAATCAAATATACTCAAGGCCGACATATTTCCACATAGGGAAGGAATGATGGTACTCGAGCTCAGGGGCGTCAGGAATAATGTCAAGGAGGCGATTCAATATCTAAAGAGCTTCGAGGTCAGAGTCGAGCGACTTGCCGCCGGAATCAGCAGAGATGAACAAAAATGTTTCCAATGCGGCGCCTGTACGGGAATATGCCCTTCCGGTGCACTATTTATGAGAAGATCGGATATGGCGGTTATTTTTGATCCGGAAAAGTGCACCGGCTGCAGTCTTTGTGTCACTATTTGTCCCGTCCGTGCCATGGATGTCTGCCTGGGAGAAGAGCAATATCCTGTAAAGTCATGA
- the secD gene encoding protein translocase subunit SecD: MNTSLKLKLGLLIILIIGSITTVVPSFYKGAPDWWKTYMAPEGLRLGLDLQGGMHLVLKVNLKKAVENTLELAADDLKNRLADQSITAVRTQSTTPNIIIFTLPNTSAVAMVEKIVAEDEDIAATVESKEGSFPRIKIRLTKEKLKFIENNAVDQSLEIIRNRIDQFGVAEPVIIRQGEDEIVIQLPGIKDPERAINLIGDTAQLEFRAVADATGTNLNEIIGKAVDAGQWQEGDSIRLLNRAVGSLLPAETSVYFEKEVDKQTGREYLRPILLEDKVLMTGDMIKDAQVRIGGTFNEPYVSLDMTSRGGRIFANVTEEYTGERMAIVLDDIVRSAPVIREKILGGSAQITGSFSHEEASDLAIVLRVGALPAPVDIIQNMTVGASLGQDSIDKGLTAGIFGAIMVLAFMVIYYRLSGVIANGALILNILFLFTGLAVLSATLTLPGIAGIVLSIGMAVDANILIFERIREEYTLGKSVKSSIDGGFSKAFSTIIDSQVTTLITAMALFLFGTGPIKGFAVTLSLGIIFNLFTVLFCSRLFFDSLAAKKKIGRLKFIQIVKNSNLDFMRLKNITFVLSGILVAIGLISFIQITRGSANLGVDFTGGSLLQYKTQQEFSMNEVRNVFDSNEMQGVDLQKVENENRLIVKIKKSEEVVANLGETVSRILDRDLPQNKFNLESQSEIGSSVSEVLRNKALLAIFISLVGVIIYLGLRFDLRFGLAAAIATFHDVLVVLGICWLLNVEITLLIITALLTLAGYSLNDSVVVFDRIRENMHKDEKKNLPGLINVSINQVISRTVVTSLTSAMVLLALFLFGGSVIHDFSFTLLCGVIVGTYSSIFIASPVLTLWKPSKS, translated from the coding sequence ATGAATACATCGCTGAAATTAAAACTTGGCCTGCTCATAATTTTGATCATAGGCTCCATTACCACTGTAGTCCCTTCGTTTTACAAAGGCGCACCGGACTGGTGGAAAACATATATGGCTCCTGAAGGCCTTCGCCTTGGCCTGGATCTTCAGGGCGGCATGCATCTGGTCCTCAAGGTTAATCTAAAAAAGGCCGTGGAAAACACCCTTGAGCTGGCCGCAGACGACCTCAAGAACCGCCTTGCCGATCAATCCATTACCGCGGTTCGGACTCAATCAACCACCCCGAATATCATCATCTTTACATTGCCCAACACCAGTGCAGTGGCAATGGTCGAGAAAATAGTCGCCGAAGATGAAGACATTGCAGCTACCGTGGAGAGCAAAGAGGGAAGTTTCCCCCGGATTAAGATACGCCTGACCAAAGAGAAATTGAAATTTATAGAAAATAATGCAGTTGACCAATCTCTTGAAATCATCCGCAACCGCATTGATCAATTTGGCGTGGCAGAACCTGTTATCATCCGTCAGGGTGAGGATGAAATCGTTATTCAGCTACCGGGCATCAAAGATCCGGAACGCGCCATAAACCTGATCGGCGACACCGCTCAACTTGAGTTCAGGGCTGTTGCAGATGCCACAGGTACCAATCTGAACGAAATTATAGGCAAAGCCGTCGACGCCGGCCAGTGGCAGGAGGGTGATTCCATTCGGCTGCTTAACCGTGCAGTTGGGAGCCTGCTGCCTGCCGAGACATCCGTCTATTTTGAGAAAGAAGTGGACAAACAGACGGGCAGGGAATATCTCCGCCCGATTCTGCTGGAAGACAAGGTTCTGATGACCGGCGACATGATTAAAGACGCCCAGGTCAGAATAGGCGGAACCTTCAATGAACCCTATGTAAGTCTCGACATGACCAGTAGAGGCGGCCGGATATTCGCCAATGTAACTGAAGAGTATACCGGGGAAAGGATGGCTATTGTTCTCGATGATATTGTGCGCTCAGCTCCGGTAATCCGCGAAAAAATTCTTGGAGGATCGGCGCAGATCACCGGCAGTTTCAGTCACGAAGAGGCCTCCGATCTGGCAATCGTCCTGCGCGTCGGCGCCCTGCCGGCACCGGTTGACATCATCCAGAACATGACGGTGGGAGCAAGCCTGGGGCAGGATTCCATCGACAAGGGTCTGACTGCCGGTATCTTCGGCGCCATCATGGTCCTGGCCTTCATGGTCATCTATTATCGCCTGTCGGGAGTGATCGCCAACGGTGCGCTTATACTCAATATCCTCTTCCTCTTTACCGGTCTGGCGGTTCTTAGTGCAACCCTGACTCTGCCGGGTATTGCCGGTATCGTTCTCTCCATCGGTATGGCTGTTGACGCCAATATCCTCATCTTTGAGAGAATACGGGAGGAATATACACTGGGAAAATCGGTCAAATCGAGCATTGACGGCGGGTTCAGCAAAGCCTTCTCGACCATCATCGATTCCCAGGTGACCACGCTGATAACGGCCATGGCTCTGTTCCTTTTCGGTACCGGACCGATCAAAGGTTTTGCAGTTACCCTTTCTCTTGGTATTATTTTTAACCTCTTTACCGTGTTATTCTGCTCGCGTCTCTTCTTTGACAGTCTCGCCGCGAAGAAGAAGATCGGCCGTCTTAAATTCATACAGATTGTCAAAAACTCAAATCTCGACTTCATGCGCCTCAAAAACATCACCTTCGTTCTCTCCGGTATTCTGGTGGCAATCGGCTTAATTTCTTTTATTCAAATTACCCGCGGCAGTGCCAATCTGGGCGTTGATTTCACCGGTGGTTCTTTGCTGCAGTACAAGACGCAACAGGAATTTTCCATGAACGAAGTGCGCAACGTTTTTGACAGTAACGAGATGCAGGGCGTAGATCTGCAGAAGGTTGAAAACGAAAACCGTCTTATCGTCAAGATCAAAAAATCAGAAGAAGTCGTGGCTAATCTCGGCGAAACCGTTTCGCGGATTCTAGATCGGGACCTGCCGCAAAACAAATTCAATCTCGAAAGTCAATCGGAAATAGGCTCTTCAGTCAGCGAGGTGCTGCGTAACAAGGCCCTGCTCGCTATCTTCATCTCCCTGGTCGGTGTCATTATTTATCTGGGCCTGAGGTTTGATCTACGATTCGGCCTGGCCGCCGCCATTGCCACTTTCCATGACGTTCTTGTGGTTCTCGGCATATGCTGGTTACTGAATGTGGAGATTACCCTGTTAATCATCACCGCACTGCTCACCCTCGCGGGATACTCGCTTAATGATTCCGTCGTCGTCTTTGATCGAATCCGCGAAAATATGCACAAGGACGAGAAAAAGAACCTGCCGGGTTTAATCAATGTCAGCATCAATCAGGTGATCAGCAGAACCGTTGTTACCTCATTGACATCTGCCATGGTTCTGCTTGCTCTATTTCTTTTTGGAGGATCCGTTATTCATGATTTCTCCTTCACCCTGCTGTGCGGCGTCATTGTCGGAACATACTCATCCATATTCATAGCAAGCCCGGTTCTGACGTTATGGAAACCCAGCAAAAGTTGA
- a CDS encoding DUF4388 domain-containing protein: MKPFRAVFQIIDNNNCPLYESEDIFTLTQKSLSFPEGKESCLILVRELTQLLFQLLEENGEPDFVKKYTCSGCTGLIKFQQVQGEEKTLQGSEESLLSEKEQKLFDKIRNYALLKAIPAKHLKKSISCFKGKIVREKSLLITKGQLNEHLYILLSGEVMVEDGEVPISRLGEGELCGEMSYFGDSIASTSVRALEETRVLAISGKDFGKLIKKSDAVQMHMARLLAERLSRANSRRASDFGSSMQGKLNEMAPAELLQVFHMHQKTGVLSLELPRGNAKVSFLEGSIVVANYAGKSGQDAVFAILVEREGVYNFTSGLPDREMQQSAIGDFMMLLMEGVKRGDEG; the protein is encoded by the coding sequence ATGAAACCCTTTCGCGCCGTTTTCCAGATCATTGATAATAATAATTGCCCTCTCTATGAGTCGGAGGACATATTTACTTTGACACAGAAATCGCTCTCCTTTCCTGAGGGAAAAGAGAGTTGCCTGATTTTGGTGAGAGAGTTGACTCAACTCCTGTTTCAGCTCCTCGAGGAAAACGGTGAGCCTGATTTTGTGAAAAAATATACCTGCAGCGGGTGTACCGGCCTCATTAAGTTTCAGCAGGTCCAGGGCGAAGAGAAAACCCTGCAAGGTAGCGAGGAATCTCTGCTCTCTGAAAAAGAGCAGAAACTTTTTGATAAAATTCGGAATTATGCACTGCTGAAAGCCATACCCGCCAAGCATCTGAAGAAATCCATAAGTTGCTTCAAGGGGAAAATTGTAAGAGAGAAGAGTCTGTTGATCACCAAGGGTCAATTGAATGAACATCTCTACATTCTGCTCTCGGGTGAGGTCATGGTAGAAGATGGTGAAGTTCCCATCAGCCGACTGGGTGAGGGCGAATTATGCGGAGAGATGAGCTACTTCGGTGACAGTATTGCCAGCACCTCCGTGCGTGCTCTTGAGGAAACCAGGGTTCTTGCCATCAGCGGCAAGGATTTCGGCAAACTCATCAAAAAATCAGATGCCGTGCAAATGCATATGGCCCGTCTATTGGCTGAACGATTATCGAGGGCCAATTCCAGGCGGGCCAGTGATTTCGGCTCCAGTATGCAGGGAAAATTAAATGAAATGGCCCCTGCCGAATTATTGCAGGTTTTTCACATGCACCAGAAAACAGGAGTCCTGAGCCTCGAGTTGCCCAGGGGCAACGCTAAGGTTTCTTTTCTGGAGGGCTCAATCGTTGTGGCCAACTATGCCGGTAAAAGCGGTCAGGATGCTGTCTTTGCCATTCTGGTCGAGCGGGAGGGGGTCTATAATTTTACTTCCGGTCTACCGGATCGTGAAATGCAGCAATCCGCTATCGGCGATTTTATGATGCTCCTTATGGAAGGAGTGAAAAGAGGTGACGAAGGATAA
- the larB gene encoding nickel pincer cofactor biosynthesis protein LarB — MKTLLEILTSVKNGQCDITEALQKIQAQPAETIEDACLDHQRAMRTGIPEVVFGESKSAEQITAIATSLLKKKDLVLVTRVEEEKAVAVQKHLPQLGYHRKAGILCGNPRPAIMEKCHGKVVIVCAGTSDIPVAEEARVTAESLGHPVEKLYDVGVAGLHRLLVNQPLLSTASVIIVVAGMEGALPSVVSGLVSAPVIGVPTSIGYGANLGGFTALLGMLNSCAPGLAVVNIDNGFGAACMAVAINTAHNTLP; from the coding sequence ATGAAAACACTACTGGAAATACTCACCAGTGTAAAAAATGGACAGTGCGACATCACTGAAGCCCTGCAGAAAATTCAGGCACAGCCAGCCGAAACCATCGAAGATGCCTGTCTCGACCATCAGCGGGCCATGAGAACCGGGATACCGGAGGTGGTTTTCGGTGAGTCAAAAAGTGCCGAACAGATTACTGCCATCGCCACCTCCTTGCTGAAAAAGAAGGACCTTGTCCTGGTAACACGGGTTGAGGAAGAAAAAGCAGTTGCGGTTCAAAAGCACCTGCCACAGCTCGGCTATCATCGCAAGGCCGGCATTCTCTGCGGCAATCCTCGGCCGGCGATAATGGAAAAATGCCACGGCAAGGTTGTCATAGTCTGTGCCGGAACATCCGATATTCCTGTGGCGGAAGAGGCCAGAGTCACCGCGGAAAGCCTGGGCCATCCCGTCGAGAAACTCTATGATGTTGGGGTTGCGGGTCTTCACCGTCTGCTTGTCAATCAACCGCTGCTTTCCACCGCCTCCGTAATTATTGTCGTGGCCGGTATGGAAGGAGCACTTCCCAGTGTTGTCAGCGGTCTGGTCAGTGCTCCGGTAATCGGCGTGCCTACCTCCATCGGCTATGGCGCAAATCTTGGAGGATTCACCGCACTTTTGGGTATGCTCAACAGCTGTGCACCGGGGCTTGCCGTTGTCAATATAGACAACGGGTTTGGTGCCGCCTGCATGGCGGTAGCCATCAACACGGCACACAACACCTTGCCGTAA
- a CDS encoding YkgJ family cysteine cluster protein, translating to MKLPILPKNIRRIADDEKFAFACHTGVDCFTHCCRQLELSLTPYDMLRLKNALGLDSSEFLEKYVITEQDDTDIFPRFYLTMVDDGNASCVFVTPKGCTVYTDRPGACRAYPLGRAAMRKADNSIESFFVLLNEEHCNGFGESCRQTARRYSEEQGLDTYNRMNDLLGTLLQHERIRGGMRLSDEQVTLFTHALYDLDTFRKRLFSGQAGTDVPPPHIQEELADDEKLLLYAIEWLKERFFAEEDRV from the coding sequence ATGAAACTTCCGATATTACCAAAAAATATCAGGCGTATTGCCGATGACGAGAAATTTGCTTTTGCCTGCCATACCGGGGTAGACTGCTTCACCCACTGCTGCCGGCAGCTGGAGCTGTCCCTGACCCCATACGACATGCTGCGCCTAAAAAATGCGCTCGGACTGGATTCAAGTGAATTCCTGGAAAAATACGTCATTACCGAACAGGACGATACAGATATCTTTCCACGCTTCTACCTGACCATGGTCGATGACGGCAATGCCAGCTGCGTTTTTGTGACGCCGAAAGGTTGCACCGTCTACACAGATCGCCCCGGAGCATGTCGCGCCTATCCGCTCGGCAGGGCCGCCATGCGTAAAGCAGATAACAGCATTGAAAGTTTTTTCGTCCTGCTCAACGAGGAGCACTGCAATGGGTTTGGGGAATCTTGCCGCCAGACCGCCAGGCGATACAGCGAAGAACAGGGTCTAGATACCTATAACCGCATGAATGATCTCCTCGGAACTCTTCTCCAGCATGAAAGAATTCGTGGCGGCATGCGCCTTTCGGACGAGCAGGTCACACTCTTTACCCATGCTCTTTATGATCTGGATACTTTCAGGAAGAGGTTGTTTTCAGGTCAAGCCGGGACTGATGTCCCCCCTCCGCATATACAGGAGGAACTTGCAGATGATGAGAAACTGCTCCTCTACGCCATTGAGTGGCTCAAAGAGCGCTTCTTTGCTGAAGAGGATAGAGTATGA